TTGGCTTGCAGGTCGAGGACAAGGCCGAACTCGAAGAGGTCTATGGTCGGCTCAAGGCTGCTGACCGTCCGGTGCTGGAAGAAGGCGCGAGGATCTGTTGCTACGCGCAATCGGAAAAGAGCTGGATCGCCGATCCTGACGGCGTCGTTTGGGAAGCCTTCCTGACCGAAGGCGAAAGCACGACCTACGGCGGCAATCCCGATCTCGATCAGCTCGCCTCCGCCAACGCTGCATCGAGCGCCTGCTGCGTGCCACAACTGGCTCCGGCCAAGACCTCCTGCTGCTGAGGCTATCCATGTCAGACCAACCGTTGAACGTGCTGTTCCTGTGCACGGGCAATTCCGCTCGCTCGATCCTGGGCGAGGCCATCCTCAACCATGACGGTCAAGGCCGCTTCAAAGCCTACAGCGCGGGAAGCAGTCCGACCGGCACGGTAAATCCCTGGGCGATCCATACGCTCAAGACACTGGGCTATCCGGCACAGGGCTATTCCTCCAAAAGCTGGAGCGAGTTTGCCGATGGACCGGAGTTCGATCTCATCTTTACCGTTTGCGACAGCGCGGCGGCTGAATCCTGTCCAGTCTGGCCTGGTCGCCCGACCTCGGCGCATTGGGGCATTCCCGATCCGGCGGCGGCAGAGGGTAGCGATGCCGAAAAGGCAGCGGCCTTCCTCGATGCCTTCCGCATGCTCAAGCGGCGGATAGACCTGATGCTTGCACTGCCGATTGCGAGCCTGGAGCAGATTTCCCTGCGTGAAAAGCTGCAAGCCATTGGGCATGAGGCGGAGAAACAATGACCGCGACCACAGCAGACATTGACACCCGCGCGGCGGGACTTGGCCTGTTCGAGAAATGGCTGTCGGTCTGGGTCGGCGGAGCAATTCTCGTCGGTATTGCGCTTGGCAACGCCGCGCCGGAATTGTTCTCCTCGCTGGCGGCTATCGAATACGCCTCGGTCAATCTTGTCGTCGCGGTGCTGATCTGGGCGATGATCTTCCCGATGATGGTCGCGGTCGATTTTGGCGCGGTGCGCCGCGTCGGTGACAAACCCAAGGGCCTTATCATCACCCTGGTGGTCAACTGGCTGATCAAGCCGTTCACGATGGCGGCGCTTGGCGTGCTGTTCTTCGAGGTCGTCTTTGCTGACCTGATCGCGCCTGCCGATGCTCAACAGTATATCGCTGGGCTGATCTTGCTGGGTGCGGCGCCTTGCACCGCGATGGTGTTCGTGTGGTCGCAGTTCACTAAAGGCGATCCGGCCTATACGCTGGTGCAGGTCGCAGCCAACGATCTCATCATGATCGTTGCCTTCGCACCCATCGTCGCGCTGCTGCTGGGAGTGACCGACATTGCGGTGCCGTGGGAGACGTTACTGCTTTCGGTCGCGCTCTATGTGGTTGTGCCGCTCGCTGCAGGTGCCTTGGTGCGTCACCGGCTGCTCGCTCCGCATGGCGGCAATGAAGCGGCGGTGTCCGAATTCACGGGCCGAATGAAGCCGTTTTCGATCATCGGGCTGCTTCTCACCGTGCTGCTGCTGTTTGGCTTCCAGGCTGAGACGATAGTCGCGCGTCCACTGCTGATCGCGCTGATTGCTGCGCCAATTGTAGTCCAAAGCTATGGTATCTTTTTCATCGCTTATGGCTGGGCCAAAGCGTGGAAGCTCCCGCACGCCATAGCTGCGCCCTGCGCGCTTATTGGCACGTCAAACTTTTTTGAACTGGCCGTCGCTGTGGCAATCGGACTGTTCGGGTTGGGAAGCGGTGCTGCGTTGGCTACCGTGGTCGGAGTGCTGGTCGAAGTGCCGGTGATGCTTTCACTTGTAGCGTTCGCCAACCGGACGCGACGAAGCTTCTCGACCTAAATTGGGCCGCTTCGAGACAGTCTGGTTTCGGGAGCTTTCCTAACAAAACGGACAATCCGTTCGCAATTAAAATCGGGGCGCGTGCCACATCCACATCTCATTCAAAGGCAAGCCCGCAAGTTAGCGACATAACTTACGTTCCCTGCCATTTCGAAGACAATGCCTGTCGCAACGAGGTGCAAACGATCACCGCCTTACCGAATTTTATCGGAATGGTTGCGCCTATCCAGGTTCTGCCTGTGCGTTACGGGCAGCAGCAATCGCCGCTGCAAGCTCTTTCGCTGGTCCCACTCCCCAGTAGTGGAGGAAGTAAAACATCGGTTCGCCGCCGATCATGTGGTTATGCAACGCTACGATATGGATATCCCGCTCGCGCAGTGCGCGGAGCACTGGCTGAACTTCGTCCTCGGTCATGATGAAGTCGCCATCGACGGCAGCAAGTTCGTCAGTCCCCGAGAATGCCGCCCAGGTCGTCAGCCCCATGGACCCTCCGATATCGATGCCGTGCATGCGGCCCTGACGGGCGAAGGTGTATTTCACAACGCCGCCGCCAATGCTGGGCTCGGCGCCTAGGATATCGCTTAGAGGCGCGGCATTTATCGTTCCGTCAGCATCCGGTGTCATGCCACCGAAGCTGCGCCGCGGTGTCGGGGAGGCGGCGCGCACTTCCTTGATGGCATCCCAGACCGCCTTCACGCCCGCTGCCATCCTGGCTGTTTCTCCGTGCCCGCCGATGTGCATGAAATACACGGGTGGATCGTCGAAAATGAAGTGATTGTGTAGTGCGGTGACCGAAAGACCGTTCGCCAGGGCAGCATCCATCGCAGCGGTGATTTCGTCCTCGAACACGACCGTATCACCCATGACCATGACCCCGCCATCAACGGGTTTGAAGGCAGCCCATGAGCCGAGACCCGCAGGGGGATCGAGGCGCATGCCATCAACCATCACCTCGACGTCGTCGCGCGTCCAGCCAATGCGCGCCACCCCGTCCTCGGTCATGGTGACGGTTGCATGCGAAGCTTCGAAGACGAGCGCCTCGAGGTTACCCGAATTGTCCTGTGCATGCAGATGCGACGGCATCGCCGCTACCGATAAAGCCAGACTGCCAACAAGCATTGTTTTGTGGAAAGGTTTCATTTTCCGGTCTCCTTCGATGTGTTTTCAGGCGCTCGGGGCTGTTCTAGGAAAGTCAGGCGCCTGGCGTTGTTCCAAAAAAGTAGAGCGCCCCGATGAGAGCGCTTGCAAAGAGGACAGGCAACATCCCGATCTTGAAGCGCAGCATCGCAACCAACGCTGCGGCGGCAATGACAACCGACGCGAGGTCGATCGTCGCCAAATCCGGCACGAGCAGTCGCGCGCCATAGCCTCGGACCTCGTCAAGCCGCGCGAATGCAACGTGCAGCGCGAACCAGATAGCGAGGTTGAGGATCACGCCCACGACCGCCGCCGTGACGCCCGAAAGCGCCGCCGTCAGGAGCTTCACACCGCGTAATTTCTCGATGAACGGTGCGCCAAGGAAAATCCAGAGGAAGCAGGGCACGAATGTGACCCAAGTCACGATCACCGAGGCCGCAATACCCGAAGCTACCGGGCCCAACAAATCTCCTTCGCGGTATCCCCCCATGAATCCTACGAACTGGACAACCTGAATCAGTGGGCCCGGCGTGGTTTCCGCCATACCCAATCCATCGAGCATCTCCCCCGGGGCCAGCCAACCATGCGTTTGCACTGCTTCCTGGGCCATATAGGCCAGAACCGCATATGCACCGCCGAATGTGACGACCGCCAGCTTCGAGAAAAAGATCGCCAATTGGGTGAACACGTGATCGGGGCCGACGAGAAAGATCAGCACGCCTATGGGCGCTGCCCACATACTGCCCCAGATCATTACCGTGCGACCGGCTCCGCGCCATGTCGGCCGAGCCGTCGCCATTCCCCCAGCATGAAGCACGGCCTCCGGCTCGCCCTCCCCGTCCTCGGAGGTCTCTCGGGCGCGGATGACGAGGAAGCGCGCAGGATCGAAATGGCCGCCAAGAAATCCGACCAGCGCGGCAGCCGCGATGATCAGCGGGAAGGGGATATTGAAAACGAATATCGCCGCAAACGCAGAGGCGGCGATGAGATACATCGGCCAGGTCTTCAGCGCCTTTCTTCCGATGCGAACCAGAGCTTCGATAACCACTGCAAGGACTGCAGCCTTTATGCCGAAGAAGATCGCCTGGACGAAACTGGCGTCTTGAAAGCTGGCATAGAGCACGCTGAGCGCGAGAATGCTGAGAAAGCCGGGAAGAACGAACAGGCATCCCGCGAGAATGCCGCCGCGCACACCGTGAAGCAGCCAGCCAATATAGGTCGCAAGCTGCATAGCCTCCGGCCCTGGCAGGAGCATGCAATAGTTCAGCGCGTGCAGGAACCGGTTCTCGCCAATCCAGCGCTTCTCGTCGACCAGAATGCGATGCATCACGGCAATCTGGCCAGCCGGTCCGCCGAAGCTCAGGGCAGCGACCCGCGCCCAGACACGCACAGCCTCGGAGAAGGGTATCGGACCTTGATCTACGGAGACTTGTTTACCGGGAGAATTCATCAACGCGTCCTTCGCACACAACCCATCGGGCCGGACTTGGGCGCATTGCCTTATCGGGCGCCGGTGTAAATGCCCGAAGCCAAACTCCTAGATCATCGATTTGGTGCTGTCAAAAGCCTTACGCGAACAGTCTGCCTTGCACTTGGAGAATGTCGGCTTTCGAGATCGGCATCTGTATCTTCGATTTCCGAATTGAGGGCACGAAGCCGCCCCCAAGCTACTACCTAATCCAATGGCAGGTATCAGGGTCGCGACGAGAACGATGAAATGTCCAATATGCGGGCGCGAAGCGGACATTGCTCCTGTGCACTAGAAGCGCCGCGAAAGTTCCACGACCACGCTGGCTGCCAATGCATCTTCGGCTTTCTCGCGTCGCTCCCGAACCGTCGATACCAGCTGACGCTTCGAGTGGCTTGGCATCTTGACGATTGCAGCGAGCACGATGGCTTTCATGAGATCGGGATGCATGGTCATTGCACAGCTTCTGCAGTCGGCTCATCTGAATTCTTCCGCCGTCTCTCAACCAGCGCGCGGAGACTGGCAGTCAGCACCAGCGTCGAACTGCCCAGCTTGATGATCTCGATCTCACGTTTACCGATGAGCACATAGAGCGTGCTGCGCCCGATCCCGAGATAGCGGCAGGCCTCGGGGACACGCATCACGATCGGTTCTATTGTCTGGCGCTGTCGTTGCTCGCGAAGATGCTCTGTCGTGCCTGCGGATGGCATGCCGGTCGGTCCTTTCATTCATTTGGGTGATGACGGACCGACCTGGGGGATCATGGAGGGGAGCAGACCGGCCCGCCATCGACACCGAGTATCGCTCGATCATGGGTTGCCACGCCACATGACGTTTCTACGCTGGGGCCGCCTTTGATGCGCTGCCGTCCAAGGACATGATGAATGAAAATCCTATCGCATGCGCCGATATCTGTTTGGACGGACATGGGTACGCATGCTGACGCATATCAGGCTCGAAAGACATCTGAGTACGCAATGCGCCGTCGCTGACTGAGTTGAAAACACACGTCTTTGTTAGGAGAGCGCCGGTCGGCTTACTTAAGTGCCGTCGCATATTGCTCAGCAAAACCAACCACCTGCACCCCGACCGACGGCGGTGCTTTTATCTCGCCCTAGATTCCACACTTCAAATCAGACGCTTGCGGACAAATACCCCGAGCTTCTCACGCCTGCAAGCGGATTGCATCGCGACTGCATCCGGCGCGGCCAGCGACCTGCAGCGATAGCGGTGCGAGTGTGCCTCTGATCTGCAACCAAACCGCAAATTTTCTGCAGCGGCAGTACCTAAGAGCGTCGCCAAATGATCCCACGCCATGGCAGCAAAACAACGCGATCATCGCACACCAACGGCCAGATATTCGGATTGCGAGCGCACACGGGATGCTCGACGATTGGTTGCAGCCACGATCGTGGGCGGCTTTAGGGGCAATAGTCTTGACGCTTTAATGTCGTGGATGGGGCTGTCAGCGGACTATGCTAATCGGGCGTTGCTTGCACCCATATGCGGGGAACCTGATACTTTGCGGCCCACTGTTTTGCAGCGTCGAGCGCCGACTCTAAGCTCAGATCGCTCTTCGGCAGCGAGGCGTAAAACACACCCTCACCTGACGCTTTGAAGCCGTAGCCGCTGCCGAAAAATCGATCATCATCGCTAGCTTCGACGACAAGCCACGCATCCTCGTCAGCCATTTCCGGCATTTGCTCGTCGGGCTTCAGGTAGATGTATTCGACCATCGAAAAGCTATCCTCACGTTTACATAGATAACCGTGATGTCGTCGCTAGAGCAAAGGCTGCTCTTGGCAATGTCCCCGCTCGGCCATGCCGGCAAGAATGGGGTGGAATGCGGACATCTACCCGGCGACACTAAAGACCTTCCAGCGTTTTGGCACCGGCAAGCAGAGTTTTGGCGAAATCGCTTTGCCCACTGGTATTGCCCTGAGGCTCAAATCCATATCCGTCAAAACAGACGATCAAACTCGCGATAAGGTAACTTGCGGCGCGAATTTCGGACGGCGACCGGGTGCGGAATGAAATCACCGCTTCCTTGGTGGTGATTTGACGACTGTCCCTAGCCGCCAACTGCTCATTAATTGCCGCGAGGTCCTCGGGAGCGACCGCAGCTGGAATGACTTCTCCTTCGAGGTAGGCCAACGTGCCATCGATTATGACCTGGACTCCATCGTTCTTTACATCGGGTTGGTCAGGAGATGGAAAGTTCTGAACTTCGATAGGATATTCTCGCGCTGAGGCGCATTGCTGAACTTGTTCGACATTTGGCCAGTTGTCTGCGTGAATTGCTACGTAGAAATCAACGCTCATCTAAGCCTCCCTTGTGCCCAGCATGGTAGCCCTCAAACTCCCAGCGCAAAAATGGTCGGACGATCTCGACAAAGTCTTCAAACCGCTCAAAGTCCCGCTTGCCGAAAGATGACTGGATTGCCCGCCTGACCTGCGTTTCGTCCAATCGCTCGACAATCAAAAACCCGCCGCAGAATCCAAGCTGATCGTTTTCCAGATGCTTCTTCGCCCACTTTCGATTGGAAACATTGGCAAAGAACAGGTCGAAGCCTTGCGCTGGACTTTCTCCAATTTCGATGAGGCAGTGACAGGTGGCGGGGTTGGCATCACTCTCGTCGAAATCATCTAAGAAATCGACTGATCCGACTTCGATCTTCATTTTGCTTCCCTGACTATTTTCGACAACAGATGCCTGAGACGATTAAGGGCCGCAATGGCGGCGGCCGCCAAAGGTCCGGATTTGGTGATCTCCGCGTCGGGCAGAAACGGCAAGTACGGGGTGGGAAGCCGCTTGTCCGCTTTGCGGATGCATCAGGGGACAAGCGGCCAGCACTGAAGACTATTTGATCGGCAGAAATAGGTCCGCCACAGACTCATGCTCGGGCACCTCGGGGAAGAACGCGATGCGCTGACAGTAGAGTGGGAAGTCTCGCGCTTCTTCACCGCTTTCCGGAAGCCAGTCGCGGTAAAGATATAGTGCGGCGGGTTCCAAATCGTCGGTATTCCCCACAATCCGCAGGACTGCACAGCGGCCGCCAGGAATGGTGCCTGATACAACGCCTTGCTCGTCCTCATCGAAGATCCGTTGCGTTCCTGCGCACAGGTCCAGTCGATAATCGCTGGGATCGGTAGTTCGCGGATCGGAATGGAAGACGTTGAACGTCTCGCTGGTCTGCGGTGAAAGCCCGTTTGCCTTTCGCCAGGCGATGAATCGCTGGATTGTCGATCCGATCGTGGCTGGCGGCCCGCGATGCTCCATGATCGCCACCGGGACGGGTTTTACGTGCCGGGTGATTACGTCGCTTGTCTTGAAGGACTGTTGCATGAGTTTGCTCCTCGCGTTTGTGAGAGGCCCGAAGGCCGCAAGCCACGGCTCCCAATCGGGAGCTTCCCGAAACGATGACGGTGACTGCCCGAACCGTTGCCTGAAGGCTCGGGCAAAGGCGTCGGGCGCGTCGTAGCCAGCATCCATCGCGATCTGCGTGACGCTCTGATCGTCACGATAGGCCAACCGAAACGAAGCGCGCTTCATCCGGGAGAGCTGGATGTAACGATGCAAAGACAGCCCAAAGGTCGCCGTGAACTGCCGGTGGAAATGAAACTTCGACAATGCCGCGACAGCACTTACAGCTTCCAGGTCCAGCTGATCGTCCAGATGCCGATCGATGTAATCGAGCGCCCGCTTCATCCGGTCGTGGTAGTTTTGAAGTGCTGTCGTCACTGTCCGCTCCATCGTGGCGATATCACCTAGGCGCGTGACGGTATTTGTCGCTCGACCGATCTTGCGTTTTTGCATGGAGGTATCTTAAATTGACGGCAGCTATTGGTGGTTCCAGCTTAGGATTGGTGTGTCGGCAATGGCGTCGCAAACCGACAGGCTGCTTTCGGCTTAGAAAAGGCGAAAGCGGAGACAACAAGTCCTCGCTCGATCACCGAATCTGGTCAGGCTTGGCCTTCGCTTCGGCCTTTAGCTTCGAGATGCGTTCCGAGCACACTTCGTGCACGACGCGGCCAAGCTCTTCAACCTGCGCGCCGAGCCATTCAAGCTCTTCCTTGGTGACGCGATAGTGCTTCGAATAGCGCGCTTTGACATAGGCGTCCTTGAGCTTTTCGAACCGGGTGCGATCGCGCTTGGTTTCGCGGGGCCAGACATAGGTGAGACGCGGGTCGATCCGCTCGGCCTGCGTGCGCAAAAAGGCCAAGTTGTGATTATGCGGCGTATAAAAAGTGCAGACCAGAAGCACGCAGTGGTAAAGTCGCTCTGCTGTCTGGTGCATCAAGAATGCCGCGAGTTTGAGGTCTCCGTCTCGTACTGCGTAACCAGCATTGCGCTTAAATCCCATCGCTGTCGGCAGCCACTCGTCAAAATACTCCTGCGCCATGGCGAGCGCCTGCACCGGTGTCTTGGGCTTAGGCGTATGAAGCTCAGTCTCATCGAACTGGTAAAGCGCAACACCGTCCTCCTTCACGTCCATGAAGAAATACCGCCCGTGGGCGAGCCCGTCGTTCACCTCCTGCAGGGTATGGACGATGAAGTTGACAGGAGTCTTGAGCGTACTGGTAACGCCATATTCGCGCATCAACCGGTCATCTAGCTTCGCCCAGTATTTGACTCTGTCGGTGAGCCGCTTGTCGTTGACGATGATCAGCAGATCGAAGTCGGAGCGGTAGCCCTTCGCGGTGTGGGGCTCATCGACCCACGTGCCGCGCGCATAGCTACCGTAAAGGATCACCTTGAGGATGCGCCCCGCCTTCTTCCACTCATGCTTGGCGAGGGCAAAGGCGTCATCAAACTCCTCGAAGATGAGCTGCACCACGCGCTCAAGTTCGCGCTGCTTTTGCGGGGGCAAATGATCAAGGTCGGTCTTCATCGTCTAATCTCTAGCAAGCAGCCGCGAAGCTTGCACCGGCCGAGTGCACAGGCGCGCGGCGACGGCGCACCCCAAAGCGCTAAGGAGCCGCGCGCTGATATGCTGCGCGTTAGCAACAATCCGACAAGGATTGTCGTTAGCATAGTTAAGAGGCGCTGGAGCCCAGCATTTCTGCGGGTTTGAGGCCTGTTTTGGTTCCTAATAGTCCGAGCTGTGAGTTCCTGATAGTCCGTGTCCCCCGGTTCCTGATAGTCCGAACAGACCACAGGCTTATCCACAAGGCCCATCCCCATTTCTGGAGACAGGCCTTGATTTGGAGCGGCGACAAGCACGAGCTACCGCAGTCTCTCAATCTGGCTTCAGGGCAGACCTAGACAAGTAGGCATCATGCCACAGCACGCAACGCTGCCAGTGTGCGCGCTTGCTTGATCTCCCGCACGCTCCGCAACTCGCCACCGTCCAATAGTCGAGCAATCTCTCCCGCCACTTGATCCGCCGCGATGACGAGCGCGGTATCCAGGTGCACATAGCGCTGGGTTACGCCGCGCGGGGCATGACCGAGCAGGCCCGAGATGGTCAGTTCACTGAATCCTTGTGCCGCTGCCATGCTTGCAAAGCTGTGGCGCAGGGTGTGCGGTGTCACGCTGTCCAGACCCGCGCGCGCGCAGACCCGGCCCAGCACCCGAACGACGCCTATGAAATGCCCATCGCCCCAATCCGCCGGGAAGATGAAGGG
Above is a genomic segment from Erythrobacter sp. 3-20A1M containing:
- a CDS encoding ArsI/CadI family heavy metal resistance metalloenzyme codes for the protein MKRFHVHVGVTDIDKSVTFYSSLFGAEPAVVKSDYAKWMLEDPRINFAISMRDDATKGIEHVGLQVEDKAELEEVYGRLKAADRPVLEEGARICCYAQSEKSWIADPDGVVWEAFLTEGESTTYGGNPDLDQLASANAASSACCVPQLAPAKTSCC
- a CDS encoding arsenate reductase ArsC — translated: MSDQPLNVLFLCTGNSARSILGEAILNHDGQGRFKAYSAGSSPTGTVNPWAIHTLKTLGYPAQGYSSKSWSEFADGPEFDLIFTVCDSAAAESCPVWPGRPTSAHWGIPDPAAAEGSDAEKAAAFLDAFRMLKRRIDLMLALPIASLEQISLREKLQAIGHEAEKQ
- the arsB gene encoding ACR3 family arsenite efflux transporter, with the translated sequence MTATTADIDTRAAGLGLFEKWLSVWVGGAILVGIALGNAAPELFSSLAAIEYASVNLVVAVLIWAMIFPMMVAVDFGAVRRVGDKPKGLIITLVVNWLIKPFTMAALGVLFFEVVFADLIAPADAQQYIAGLILLGAAPCTAMVFVWSQFTKGDPAYTLVQVAANDLIMIVAFAPIVALLLGVTDIAVPWETLLLSVALYVVVPLAAGALVRHRLLAPHGGNEAAVSEFTGRMKPFSIIGLLLTVLLLFGFQAETIVARPLLIALIAAPIVVQSYGIFFIAYGWAKAWKLPHAIAAPCALIGTSNFFELAVAVAIGLFGLGSGAALATVVGVLVEVPVMLSLVAFANRTRRSFST
- a CDS encoding DUF1259 domain-containing protein; the encoded protein is MKPFHKTMLVGSLALSVAAMPSHLHAQDNSGNLEALVFEASHATVTMTEDGVARIGWTRDDVEVMVDGMRLDPPAGLGSWAAFKPVDGGVMVMGDTVVFEDEITAAMDAALANGLSVTALHNHFIFDDPPVYFMHIGGHGETARMAAGVKAVWDAIKEVRAASPTPRRSFGGMTPDADGTINAAPLSDILGAEPSIGGGVVKYTFARQGRMHGIDIGGSMGLTTWAAFSGTDELAAVDGDFIMTEDEVQPVLRALRERDIHIVALHNHMIGGEPMFYFLHYWGVGPAKELAAAIAAARNAQAEPG
- the chrA gene encoding chromate efflux transporter; this translates as MNSPGKQVSVDQGPIPFSEAVRVWARVAALSFGGPAGQIAVMHRILVDEKRWIGENRFLHALNYCMLLPGPEAMQLATYIGWLLHGVRGGILAGCLFVLPGFLSILALSVLYASFQDASFVQAIFFGIKAAVLAVVIEALVRIGRKALKTWPMYLIAASAFAAIFVFNIPFPLIIAAAALVGFLGGHFDPARFLVIRARETSEDGEGEPEAVLHAGGMATARPTWRGAGRTVMIWGSMWAAPIGVLIFLVGPDHVFTQLAIFFSKLAVVTFGGAYAVLAYMAQEAVQTHGWLAPGEMLDGLGMAETTPGPLIQVVQFVGFMGGYREGDLLGPVASGIAASVIVTWVTFVPCFLWIFLGAPFIEKLRGVKLLTAALSGVTAAVVGVILNLAIWFALHVAFARLDEVRGYGARLLVPDLATIDLASVVIAAAALVAMLRFKIGMLPVLFASALIGALYFFGTTPGA
- a CDS encoding helix-turn-helix domain-containing protein, giving the protein MKGPTGMPSAGTTEHLREQRQRQTIEPIVMRVPEACRYLGIGRSTLYVLIGKREIEIIKLGSSTLVLTASLRALVERRRKNSDEPTAEAVQ
- a CDS encoding Imm8 family immunity protein, whose amino-acid sequence is MKIEVGSVDFLDDFDESDANPATCHCLIEIGESPAQGFDLFFANVSNRKWAKKHLENDQLGFCGGFLIVERLDETQVRRAIQSSFGKRDFERFEDFVEIVRPFLRWEFEGYHAGHKGGLDER
- a CDS encoding GyrI-like domain-containing protein, which codes for MQKRKIGRATNTVTRLGDIATMERTVTTALQNYHDRMKRALDYIDRHLDDQLDLEAVSAVAALSKFHFHRQFTATFGLSLHRYIQLSRMKRASFRLAYRDDQSVTQIAMDAGYDAPDAFARAFRQRFGQSPSSFREAPDWEPWLAAFGPLTNARSKLMQQSFKTSDVITRHVKPVPVAIMEHRGPPATIGSTIQRFIAWRKANGLSPQTSETFNVFHSDPRTTDPSDYRLDLCAGTQRIFDEDEQGVVSGTIPGGRCAVLRIVGNTDDLEPAALYLYRDWLPESGEEARDFPLYCQRIAFFPEVPEHESVADLFLPIK
- a CDS encoding HEPN domain-containing protein, which translates into the protein MKTDLDHLPPQKQRELERVVQLIFEEFDDAFALAKHEWKKAGRILKVILYGSYARGTWVDEPHTAKGYRSDFDLLIIVNDKRLTDRVKYWAKLDDRLMREYGVTSTLKTPVNFIVHTLQEVNDGLAHGRYFFMDVKEDGVALYQFDETELHTPKPKTPVQALAMAQEYFDEWLPTAMGFKRNAGYAVRDGDLKLAAFLMHQTAERLYHCVLLVCTFYTPHNHNLAFLRTQAERIDPRLTYVWPRETKRDRTRFEKLKDAYVKARYSKHYRVTKEELEWLGAQVEELGRVVHEVCSERISKLKAEAKAKPDQIR